The sequence below is a genomic window from Desulfurobacterium atlanticum.
ATGTAACTTTAGTAATCTTTCTGGTTTCTTTAGTTTTTGAGCTTTTAACTTCCATATTCGCAAGACGCACACTCTTTTCCGTAACAATCGGACGGATGATTATATCATAAGGAGTTTTCATCTTGATAACCTCTCCTCTAATTTAGGTAGAGTTGACTTAAAGAAAACACATTTATCAAAGCAGAGCATATCATAGACATTAAGTCCTTCTATCTCAAGAAGCTTCACATTTGGAAGGTTTCTAAAAGATTTCCATGTATTCTCATCAAATTCAGAAACAACTATTAAAACCTTCTCGTTTTCAAGCCCTAACTTCTTAAGAAACTCTACAGCCTGCTTTGTTTTTGGCTGATCAAAGGCAAAATCTTCAACAACGATAAAAGAACCATCTCCAAGTTTCCCAGCAACAACACTTCTTAAAGCAACCTTCCTTACCTTTTTAGGAAGATTGTAAGAATAATCCCTTGGTTTTGGACCAAAAACAACTCCACC
It includes:
- the rplD gene encoding 50S ribosomal protein L4, whose translation is MEIKVLNTENQEVGTVKISDDIAKAPIKSHAIWETVKWQLAKRRRGTHSTKTRAEVRGGGRKPWPQKHTGRARQGSIRAPQWVGGGVVFGPKPRDYSYNLPKKVRKVALRSVVAGKLGDGSFIVVEDFAFDQPKTKQAVEFLKKLGLENEKVLIVVSEFDENTWKSFRNLPNVKLLEIEGLNVYDMLCFDKCVFFKSTLPKLEERLSR